The following proteins come from a genomic window of Sesamum indicum cultivar Zhongzhi No. 13 linkage group LG10, S_indicum_v1.0, whole genome shotgun sequence:
- the LOC105172757 gene encoding probable polyamine transporter At1g31830 isoform X1: protein MAAAVEISKRSSSVVVSQIHGDDASSIDIPTPQKITGSPPAVDADGTVLKVAVADDAQTQTSSHQTTHDQKLRNGGSEQTSNTMGGNGAADYVGISEGPPRVVNHGRKLSVLPLVFLIFYEVSGGPFGIEDSVNAAGPLLALAGFLIFPLIWSVPEALITAEMGTMFPENGGYVVWVSSALGPFWGFQQGWMKWLSGVIDNALYPVLFLDYLKSGIPALGGGLPRVMAVLALTIVLTYMNYRGLTIVGWVAVLLGVFSILPFVVMGFISIPKLRPKRWLVADIHNVDWNLYLNTLFWNLNYWDSISTLAGEVENPQKTLPKALFYALIHVILGYLFPLLTGTGAIPLRQDLWTDGYFSDIAMIVGGVWLRWWIQGAAAMSNMGMFMAEMSSDSFQLLGMAERGMLPELFARRSRYGTPLVGILFSASGVLLLSWLSFQEIVAAENFLYCFGMILEFIAFVRLRIIAPAAPRPYKIPVGTFGAILMCVPPTILICVVLALSSLKVMIVSLAAVVIGLILQPCIKHSKKKSWLRFSVSSNLPDIHAGIHENETLII from the exons ATGGCGGCTGCCGTGGAGATAAGCAAGAGGAGTAGTTCAGTGGTAGTGTCTCAAATACACGGTGATGATGCCTCCTCCATAGATATCCCCACACCACAGAAAATAACCGGTAGCCCACCTGCTGTCGACGCCGATGGAACAGTACTGAAAGTTGCAGTTGCTGATGATGCTCAAACGCAGACTTCTTCTCATCAGACAACTCATGACCAG AAATTAAGGAACGGAGGAAGCGAGCAAACTTCCAATACAATGGGGGGAAATGGTGCTGCTGATTATGTAGGAATTAGTGAAGGTCCTCCTAGAGTAGTAAATCATGGTAGGAAACTCTCGGTGTTGCCCCTCGTTTTCCTCATATTTTATGAGGTATCAGGAGGACCTTTCGGTATTGAAGATAGTGTTAATGCTGCTGGTCCGCTTCTTGCTCTTGCTGGCTTTTTGATATTCCCATTAATATGGAGTGTTCCGGAAGCCTTAATAACTGCGGAGATGGGCACCATGTTTCCTGAAAACGGTGGTTATGTAGTTTGGGTCTCGTCGGCTCTGGGGCCGTTCTGGGGTTTTCAGCAAGGTTGGATGAAGTGGCTGAGTGGAGTCATTGACAATGCCCTTTACCCTGTGCTGTTTCTTGATTATCTGAAATCGGGAATCCCTGCGTTAGGTGGTGGTCTGCCTAGGGTTATGGCCGTGCTGGCCTTGACAATCGTCCTAACGTACATGAACTATCGAGGTTTGACAATAGTTGGATGGGTTGCTGTACTTCTTGGAGTTTTCTCTATTCTGCCTTTTGTGGTCATGGGATTCATCTCAATTCCAAAGTTGAGGCCTAAAAGATGGTTAGTTGCAGATATTCACAATGTGGACTGGAATTTGTATCTGAATACTCTTTTCTGGAACCTGAACTACTGGGACTCAATAAGTACACTTGCAGGAGAAGTAGAAAACCCACAGAAAACTCTGCCAAAAGCTCTGTTTTATGCACTGATTCATGTCATTCTCGGATACTTATTTCCTCTACTTACTGGCACTGGTGCTATCCCTCTGCGTCAAGACTTGTGGACCGACGGTTACTTCTCAGACATAGCAATGATTGTTGGTGGTGTGTGGTTGCGATGGTGGATTCAGGGGGCTGCAGCAATGTCAAATATGGGCATGTTCATGGCAGAAATGAGCAGCGATTCTTTTCAGCTGCTTGGCATGGCTGAAAGAGGGATGCTTCCCGAGTTATTTGCGAGGAGATCCCGTTATGGAACTCCTCTCGTGGGGATCCTGTTTTCAGCTTCTGGTGTGCTTCTGCTTTCATGGCTGAGCTTTCAAGAGATAGTAGCTGCAGAAAACTTCTTGTATTGCTTTGGAATGATCCTGGAGTTTATAGCATTTGTGCGGCTTAGAATTATAGCCCCAGCAGCCCCTCGTCCTTACAAGATACCAGTGGGGACCTTTGGTGCCATTCTCATGTGCGTCCCTCCAACCATATTAATTTGCGTTGTCTTGGCTCTCTCTTCACTCAAAGTGATGATTGTTAGTCTTGCTGCTGTTGTGATTGGGCTGATATTGCAACCGTGCATCAAACACAGCAAGAAGAAGAGCTGGCTCAGATTTTCTGTCAGCTCCAACCTTCCAGATATTCATGCTGGTATCCATGAGAATGAaactttaattatatga
- the LOC105172757 gene encoding probable polyamine transporter At1g31830 isoform X2, translated as MRGGALRFRHRRCTLCFPLNPYTTALSGNSPFPKNLICNGGLVEFTRNKKLRNGGSEQTSNTMGGNGAADYVGISEGPPRVVNHGRKLSVLPLVFLIFYEVSGGPFGIEDSVNAAGPLLALAGFLIFPLIWSVPEALITAEMGTMFPENGGYVVWVSSALGPFWGFQQGWMKWLSGVIDNALYPVLFLDYLKSGIPALGGGLPRVMAVLALTIVLTYMNYRGLTIVGWVAVLLGVFSILPFVVMGFISIPKLRPKRWLVADIHNVDWNLYLNTLFWNLNYWDSISTLAGEVENPQKTLPKALFYALIHVILGYLFPLLTGTGAIPLRQDLWTDGYFSDIAMIVGGVWLRWWIQGAAAMSNMGMFMAEMSSDSFQLLGMAERGMLPELFARRSRYGTPLVGILFSASGVLLLSWLSFQEIVAAENFLYCFGMILEFIAFVRLRIIAPAAPRPYKIPVGTFGAILMCVPPTILICVVLALSSLKVMIVSLAAVVIGLILQPCIKHSKKKSWLRFSVSSNLPDIHAGIHENETLII; from the exons ATGCGTGGAGGAGCACTAAGATTCAGGCACCGACGCTGCACACTCTGTTTTCCACTAAATCCATACACAACAGCCCTCTCCGGCAATTCTCCTTTTCCAAAGAATTTGATTTGTAATGGTGGATTGGTTGAGTTTACTCGGAACAAG AAATTAAGGAACGGAGGAAGCGAGCAAACTTCCAATACAATGGGGGGAAATGGTGCTGCTGATTATGTAGGAATTAGTGAAGGTCCTCCTAGAGTAGTAAATCATGGTAGGAAACTCTCGGTGTTGCCCCTCGTTTTCCTCATATTTTATGAGGTATCAGGAGGACCTTTCGGTATTGAAGATAGTGTTAATGCTGCTGGTCCGCTTCTTGCTCTTGCTGGCTTTTTGATATTCCCATTAATATGGAGTGTTCCGGAAGCCTTAATAACTGCGGAGATGGGCACCATGTTTCCTGAAAACGGTGGTTATGTAGTTTGGGTCTCGTCGGCTCTGGGGCCGTTCTGGGGTTTTCAGCAAGGTTGGATGAAGTGGCTGAGTGGAGTCATTGACAATGCCCTTTACCCTGTGCTGTTTCTTGATTATCTGAAATCGGGAATCCCTGCGTTAGGTGGTGGTCTGCCTAGGGTTATGGCCGTGCTGGCCTTGACAATCGTCCTAACGTACATGAACTATCGAGGTTTGACAATAGTTGGATGGGTTGCTGTACTTCTTGGAGTTTTCTCTATTCTGCCTTTTGTGGTCATGGGATTCATCTCAATTCCAAAGTTGAGGCCTAAAAGATGGTTAGTTGCAGATATTCACAATGTGGACTGGAATTTGTATCTGAATACTCTTTTCTGGAACCTGAACTACTGGGACTCAATAAGTACACTTGCAGGAGAAGTAGAAAACCCACAGAAAACTCTGCCAAAAGCTCTGTTTTATGCACTGATTCATGTCATTCTCGGATACTTATTTCCTCTACTTACTGGCACTGGTGCTATCCCTCTGCGTCAAGACTTGTGGACCGACGGTTACTTCTCAGACATAGCAATGATTGTTGGTGGTGTGTGGTTGCGATGGTGGATTCAGGGGGCTGCAGCAATGTCAAATATGGGCATGTTCATGGCAGAAATGAGCAGCGATTCTTTTCAGCTGCTTGGCATGGCTGAAAGAGGGATGCTTCCCGAGTTATTTGCGAGGAGATCCCGTTATGGAACTCCTCTCGTGGGGATCCTGTTTTCAGCTTCTGGTGTGCTTCTGCTTTCATGGCTGAGCTTTCAAGAGATAGTAGCTGCAGAAAACTTCTTGTATTGCTTTGGAATGATCCTGGAGTTTATAGCATTTGTGCGGCTTAGAATTATAGCCCCAGCAGCCCCTCGTCCTTACAAGATACCAGTGGGGACCTTTGGTGCCATTCTCATGTGCGTCCCTCCAACCATATTAATTTGCGTTGTCTTGGCTCTCTCTTCACTCAAAGTGATGATTGTTAGTCTTGCTGCTGTTGTGATTGGGCTGATATTGCAACCGTGCATCAAACACAGCAAGAAGAAGAGCTGGCTCAGATTTTCTGTCAGCTCCAACCTTCCAGATATTCATGCTGGTATCCATGAGAATGAaactttaattatatga